The DNA segment CCTGGTTCTCCCCGCAAGTCATCTCGACGTCTGGGAGCTCGGGGCCGGACCCGTCCGCCGCTTTTGGGGAGGCACTGGCCAGCAGGAAGTCCACGTTGTTGGGGAGAGTGTCTCGGGAAGGGCTGATGAGTTGGTAGAGGTCGCAGGTGATCTTGTCCTTCGCACGGGCCGCATTGCCGGTGGGCGAGCCCCCGCAGGTCATGAACATGCAGTTGGGGCGAGCCCCGGAGCCCCCCTCGGTGGGTGAACGGGGCTCCCGGCTGCTGGAGATGCGGAAGGCGATGCGCACCTCGCCGGGGCTGTGCTGCGAGTTGGCCACGCACTCGGCTGACTCTCGGCACAGGCCGTTCTGCCGCAGGACACTCCGCTCCCGCTGCTGCGACTCGAAGTGGGCCACGGCCTCCGCCACCCGGCTGCAGTCCGGGCCGCCCCCCAGAGACggccccttcttctccccgccgTCTGCTTGCTCTTGGTCCGTGGACACGAACACCACGGGGGACGGAGGCGTGGCCGTGGGGCTCGGCCTGGGGTAGTTCTGCAGCGCCAGCGCCGTCCTTTGCTCCACCAGTGCCACCATCTCGGCCACCGAGAGGAGGTCCGTGTCGCCGGCCGCGTCGGCGTGGGACTCCGGGCAAAGGCACACGTCCTCGGCCTCCTTGACGGCCGCCTTGGCTTTGGCGGGGCATGCTTTGCCCTTGCTGGGGTCGTgggaccgccgccgccgcttggcCTTGGAGCTGTCGCTCCCCCAATTCCCCTTGACCTTCATGGCGCTTGCCCGGCTCCCGCTGCTGCACTGGTGGGCCACGAAGAAGGCGATCTTCTCCTTCGTGTTGCCGGGCTTGATCACATACCACGTGTCCAAAAGCACCCGTCCCTCCTCCACCTGGCCGGGGGAGAccgcggggggcggcgggggcggggccgGTGGGGTGTTCTCCGAACAGGCCTCCCCactgccctcctcttcttccttggcTTTGCAGGTGAAGTCCCCAAAGGTCTTCCTCACCTGGCCTCCGCCGCAGGGCTTGTTCTGGGAGTAGGTGCCGAAGGGCCGTGGGCACCACAGCTGGATGTGGGAGAACGTGTTCTGCTCCATTGCTCTCTCATGGCCGAGCGGCGGGGGGGAAGGCGGCTGCCCCCTAGCCCCCGGCAGTCTGCTCTGGGGGAGTCTTCCGGGGGCCTGGCCTGGGAGCTctctggggagagaaggaaacaggatcAGGTCT comes from the Paroedura picta isolate Pp20150507F unplaced genomic scaffold, Ppicta_v3.0 Ppicta_v3_sca21, whole genome shotgun sequence genome and includes:
- the FBXO46 gene encoding F-box only protein 46: MEQNTFSHIQLWCPRPFGTYSQNKPCGGGQVRKTFGDFTCKAKEEEEGSGEACSENTPPAPPPPPPAVSPGQVEEGRVLLDTWYVIKPGNTKEKIAFFVAHQCSSGSRASAMKVKGNWGSDSSKAKRRRRSHDPSKGKACPAKAKAAVKEAEDVCLCPESHADAAGDTDLLSVAEMVALVEQRTALALQNYPRPSPTATPPSPVVFVSTDQEQADGGEKKGPSLGGGPDCSRVAEAVAHFESQQRERSVLRQNGLCRESAECVANSQHSPGEVRIAFRISSSREPRSPTEGGSGARPNCMFMTCGGSPTGNAARAKDKITCDLYQLISPSRDTLPNNVDFLLASASPKAADGSGPELPDVEMTCGENQGSSGKLDAIPEGGRSGGEKLSAPTGPIARDCMSGFHVDVVVTGVVDQCVFFGKDSTKNMKEETVCLTVGSPTQEVLCSSCDDPPPGQLFFLHTQPPRPEDGREGDGPCSDAASASEGGPERPDGPGLEPTASDTSLCRLYRHVSHDFLEIRFKIQRLLEPRQYMLLLPDHIMVKIFSYLPTQSLAALKCSCHYFKYIIETFGVQATDSRWNRDPLYRDDPCKQCKKHYEKGDVSLCRWHPKPYHHDLPYGRSYWMCCRQTDKDTPGCRVGLHDNNWVQPSEMLRERAARREDGR